One Arachis hypogaea cultivar Tifrunner chromosome 18, arahy.Tifrunner.gnm2.J5K5, whole genome shotgun sequence genomic window, GGGAAAAAAAGGCTAAAAATTTTGCAATGCACATACAAGCTGCAcaaacataaaattttgaacCAATTTAAACTGGAGAAAGAAAAGACCAGTTGTAAATATTTTATGAACTTTTTAAATTGCATGCTCACAATAATGTTACCAACCCAATCTGAAccgtataaattatttaatataaatcttaaTGGTTATGAGATTTAAAATATCAATATGTCAGGAAAGGACAATGACATACTTGAAAATCTTTCTAAAAAATACTGcaattcaatattttttaaatattatcttttattcaattaaaaaaaaaatcaagtaaaGCACCACACTTGACTGTTGACTCCTTCCTCCCAAAAGCACCCGTCGTTCTTTCCATTCATTTCCCTCTTTTCCTTTTTGCATTGGTTTTCACATCTCAAAGACGTTGGTAAATGATAAAGTAATACTTTAATCACCCTTGATTCAAGGTAATAGAACTCATACatgattaaaattataaattcaggGGTGATTAAAGTACTACTTTATCATTTTACCAATTTTCTCACTTTGaactatctttcttttcttttctatccgTGACATGAACCTTCGGAGTTTGAAGAGATGTGACATCAATGCTATCAGGCAACTTAAGCTTGATGCAGCCTTGCACATTTAAGTACGTAAGATTTACAAGAGTCCCAATAGAATCATGAACAGTGGATAAACGTGTACATTCTCCAAGATCAATGTGCTCAAGATTGGGTAGTCCTGTAAAATCTGGTGTGTTCTTAAGATTTTTGCAACTATAGAGGTCAAGAACCTTCAAAGAACTTAATTTGCATTTATGATCAAGATTGAGGGTGACCAACTTATCACAGTCACGGAAACTCAAGTAAGCAAGTTCTTTAAGATCTCTGATAGATGGATGGACTTGCACTAGGTTTGTGCATCCTGTGAGATCTAGCCGCTTAAGACTTGGGCACCCTTCAAAATTTGGCGTCTCCTTGAGCTCTTTTGAGTAACTCAAATCCACCCTTTCTAAACTTCGAAATACCTGGAAATAGAATCATTAGCTACCAACATGTcattttgttatattaaaatgTAAGACATTAAATGTTGGTGTAGAATCCTGAAGAGAAATACTAGGAAGACAATAACATAAAGTTAACTATAtttaggcttggtttggtaaagcttttactttttaaaagtagcttatgaaAGATGTCTTTTAAAAGATAGCTTTTTAAAAACTGCAGCACTTGCGTttggtaaaatcaaattaaaaatgacttttaataagtACAAGCATCACAATTATGTTTGGTAAAACAGCTTTTAAAagttgaaaaaattataataaacatgtttataacaaaaaataatttttttttcaaattttttaaaaatttatataatattttaaaataaaataatgttaaaataaaaaattcataataaacataaatataataaataaattcttttattttttaactttaaaattttatataagtattataaaaatttattttatcctaaatatcatcactaaaaataaaaaataaaaagtatatgaagattaggttgaaaaataaaaaatatgtgaagattgtgttagaatttgtgaaggttaggatgagaagttagaagtcaccaaaaaaaaaaggatgagaagttagaaaTATATGAGGATTTCAATGGCAATATAATAGCGAGAAATATGTgcggaaaaatgaaaaaaatttagtaaGCATAAGCCAGCTTTGAAAAGCTCCTtcctaggtgctttcaaaagcacccctaacttttaaaagccgTAAGCACAAGCATTtgggctttttaatttaccaaacgcaaAATGACGTGCTTGTGAGCACCTCTtgaaaaagctttaccaaactcaGCCTTAATTTAACATCTACAATTTTTTATATGtaatatctataattatatatttattacaccTAAAAATGATCATTATTTCAGCAATAATTAACGAATACAAAATAAAGAAAGTTTGCACTATTTTGGACAAATTTGTATTGTttctgaaatattttttttttatcttagaaGATGTAAAAACATTTTCCCATTATaccattttaaaacaaaattgtgACAATTGCTTACTTCTTTCCATTGTTTCTTTAATAaaggaaaaaagataaaaataaaaataaaaggatgaGGAAGATATTAAACTACCTGACTGCCATTCCATAGCCGTTTGATGCGGCTGTTAGGCAAATTCAATTGAACAAGACGGTTATACGGTTCAAATGAAGGCAAAGAAGAGGAAGGATATCCATCCCACAAAAGATACCGTAATTTGTTGGGAAGAGAAGTAGGCTTTCCCGAAAAATGTTGATGATATACTATGAGCAGTTCAAGATTTGTCATTTTTGACAACCCTTCGATGTTCAGATCTTCATGTTTGGAGATGGAGGCATCCTCATATAGAACTATGGCTTTAACTTTGCTTGCTTCCTGAAAAACGAGCATGAAcatattaccaaaaaaaaaaagcatatttttgacAGACTCAAAAAATGATCGCAAATACGAAAGAGATGTAATTTTCTAATGATACAATTAAATTTGCCAGAGTGGAATTGTTACATTCTTTGACTTCAAGGTAAAGCTAAAGTCCTCGTAACGCCACAATCTACTCCGCGATGCTGGATTTTCTGGACATTCTTGACGAACAATTTCCTTTCCCATTTCTTGCAATAGATCATGCATATGAATTTCCTCCTCATTTTTTATAATGAGTGATTTGTCCATCAAAGCTTGAATCCCAATTCGAGCGAAAAATCCACAACAATTTAGAACTTCTATTACAAAATCTAGTTTCTTCCCATGAAAGAAACAAGCAATGtgcaaaaatatttctttctctTCTTGGTCTAACCCATCAAAACTTATTTGAAGAATCTTTATAACTTCAAAAGATGGCACTTTTCTCAATCTATTCAAGGTATCTTTCCAGACAGTTATATCACAGGATCCCAAAAAAGAAGCCAGTACTCTGATCGCCAATGGAAGACCACCAGCATATTCCAGTACTCTGGGAATCAACTCAGTATAGCCCTCATAATTGGTAGCATCAGGACAAGCACTCAAGAACAGTTCACGAGCATCATCTTCATTCAATAATGGAATCTCGTAAATTACATCTGCTTCGTATGCAGTCAAAATATGTCTATCCCTGGTGGTTATGATAATCCTACTTCCGTTCCCAAGCATGTTACGATTTATAGCCAATAACTCCAACTGCCTTGGCACATCAACATTGTCAAGGACTATAAGGATCTTTTTCCCATAAAGCCTTCTTCTTAAGAAGCCAGACATTTCAAAAGGACTGTACATATCTGAAAGTTCTTCATctaaaaattgacagaggatttgTTTCTGCAAAGCAGTAGCACCACCAACTCTGTAAACCTGGCTTACGTCCTGAATAAAACAAGCACCCTCAAATTCCTGAACTATTCTGTCATACAAAGCTAAAGCATGGGTTGTCTTTCCAGATCCACCCATGCCCCAAACTCCGAGAACTAAAACACAATCATCCTCTAATTTCAAAAGCTTTTCTAGCATGGCTAAACTGGATTGTATACCAACTGGACCGTGGCTACTAAGCCTGGAGAATTTAGGGCATAATCGTTCCACTATCTGAATGATATTTCCAATCGCTTCAATCTCTGATCTAAAAGGGaaagattaaaaaataagaaaccaAACATACATCGTTTCAAGATGCTTTGTAATAGCTTAACTTACTATGATAAACTAAGATGCAGATTCAGCCTGATTAAGCATGGAATGCTTAGTGGTTTGCACAAGATAAGTTATGACTTGCCTAGAAATGATCAAGTTCCTGTAAAGTATGGTTTAGATACTTACCCATCTTTTAGACTCACACCTTGTAGATTAGTCAAGTAATTCAAAGCTTCCCTCCACTTTTGAACCTTGAGGGGATCTTGTTTGAATTCCTTCGTATATGAAACAAACGCTCTCTCATAAGGGCCGGTTTGTCTTCGAACATCCCTAGGATGCACATCACAGAAAACTGGGATGACAGTTTGATTTAGTTCCCGGTGACAATCAACTATGGTAGCCACTTCCTCCAAAGAGCAAGTTGAGTCAGCATAATCTCTTGTGAAGACAACTATAAGAATCCTGGAATCTTTAATTACCTGGAGGTCCTGTGAAGGAATGGAGTCTCCTCTCTCAGTCTCCTCTTCACTCTTGAAGGTGGAAAATCCTTTCTTGGTGAGATAATGGTAAAGGTAGTCAATAAATATGTAGGGAGTGTGAGTGCGTCTGAGACTGAGAAACACGTCATATTTGTTGAATTCCTGCAACGATGGTCTTCTTTCAGTGGATTCTGGATTTTTATGAGTAAATCTTGAACTTTGGAATTTATAAACCAGTGTGTCCAGCACGGCCTCAACTATTCTTTCAATCCCTTCGGCTTCAGCGCTGAAAGAGGAACAGAAATAATCTGTCATACCAAAACAACAATAAGATCACTAATCCCTTGCAAAGGGAAAAACAATGGTTAGTTTATATACATACGGATCTCTTAAAGCAAAACCACTTAAATTGGCCAAATACGTCATAGCACTCTTCCATTTGTAGATCTTGTCAGGctcttctttgaatctctcccTATGCGAATCAAACGCATCCTCGTAAGCCCCACTTTGATATCGAACATCACGTGGATCTACATCATAGAAAACTGGGAAAAGTTCCTGCTTCATCTCTTTGTAACAATCAACTATAGCAACCAGTTCGTCCAAACACCAAGTTGAGCTAGCATAACCTCTTGAGAACACAACGATAGAAATCCGTGAATCTTTAATTGCTTGCAGGAGCTCTGATGAAATGCTTTCTCCTCTGTTTAAATTCACATCGTCTTTGAAGGCCAAGATACCTTCTTCCATGAGCCGGTGGTAAAGATAATCAATGAAAGTTCCGCGGGTATCAGCACCTCTGAAACTCAGATACACATCATATTTATAACCTCGCGGAGAAGACGAACTCCCCTCGGTCATAGTTGACTTTGACTCCGGAGGAGGATGATCGCAAGTTGAATCTTCCTGCTGGCTCAGGGAGCTGCCTTGGCTGACATTTGAATCCAGAGAATGAAGAGAAGCTGAATCTTCCTGGCTCAACCTGCTGCCTTCCTCGCCCAACGGTTCATcgttgatgttgttggaatctgaatCTTGGTAACCCAGCAGAGCCCGGAACTTGCTGCTGAGTAAGGGTCTCAAATTGAGAAAGATGCCTGATATGAATGAACCAAAAACTATACCTGATATGAAAAGGCACACCGTCCATGACCAACTAGCATTAGTAGAAACTGATGGCGTCTCGCCTGGCTCCATTCTTTCTCTTCAAACACACTTTGCAGCTATCTTCACCTCAAAATTCACATAAATCTACTCAATTGATTATCTCACGCAGCAAACACAGATATCGAGATTGACTACTTTCAAGACTGAAATTTTTGGCGACAAAAATTGaaactaataatatttattttcaaaaatattctccTCTAACTTTTTAAATTCTAAGTCTAACTCCACCTTTTCTTTTACTCCCAAATCATGACTCCCTCTCGCGCAACTTCTATCTCCACCGCCACCACCAGCACCGTCGTCGTGGCAAGACGATTTTGCCGATGATTTCCAGTCACTCAGCTTCGCCTCCACGACCACCACCACAAACCATCGCCGACATCAAGCGCAGCACAAGCTTCGGACAGAGAGAGGCAGCGTCGCAGACTTACATTGGAGCAGCGAGTAGAGAGATTAAAGAAGAGGGTGGGAGAGGACTGAAGAGGTGAGACAGTGTTGACcgaagaagaaatttgagaagaaaCAGAGAAACGGGAAAAGAAATACTGGATTTGTTTGGATcctatttctaaaaaaaaaatttatttttttaaaaagattttttataaaaataaaaataattttatattaaaatattttatataaattttttttatttattaattatatttagataaaataagataaaatattttttatatttattatataaaaaatatcttttaaaaaaagatataaattgtattttttttaaaaaatatgtttttttatttttttaatattttatttttattattaaaatttttttaaatacactaaaaataaaaaaaattattttttatcgatTTAACGGTGCACAAACAAGCATACTAAGATTGTTTCTAAACCGACAAATCTCAATtcacttaaaagaattaaatttttttattaaaacaaataaaaaacaatttgaattattttgagaattttgagtttttgattctcatttctcttttatttacaaatcaaataaacaaaataattttaaaattaattctcatattaaataaattcaatatatcaaatataaaaaatatttatatttataattgatgattttatttaatagttatttagtcatcttttttcttcttattacaaagaaattataaaaaaaaattaatttatataagaattatttcaaattaaaaaattaaattttattctattaatatattaaaatcattcaaaattataaaattgagtcTTAAACAGaaataaattttacaaaaaaataaaaaaaatttatattcaaataattttcaaacaaATTCTAAGAAAAATTCTTGGGCCAAcagaaatttttatatttttaaatttaatcattatttaattaatataaatattaaattatttttaataaataaattttattaatttatattgataaattaaaaaaaatataaattatattgatttatgtatataaaattttaataaatataaatataaattatataattttgtatataaaattcaTCTAAATATAAGTAGAAATTATTACTGCTaaacataataatatttattagtcatataaatttatttaataaataattttatttattttatttattttattatttttatttatcttaaataaaaattaaacataattaattttatatattttatatttaacatgatataaaaaattaatttagtctagccttttttttcttttctaaacacAATTAAAcgtaattttttttgtgacttaaaataaaaattaaacgcAATTTAAAACTTCAATAAAAACAAGCTAGCTCATAAAGTGAGTTGTTCATATCCTGATCCAATACATAGGCTAGGTCCACATCTAGCTAAAAGGCCCAATTCAGGAGATTGGTCTTCACTGCCTATCCGActttctcaaagaggtcggagtCAATGTAAGCAGGTACTTAACATTTATTCAAGTAAATAACTGCTTCTGTAAATCTCGTTCCTACTTCCAGAAGGGAGATCTCAATAAtcttaagataaagggacggttatccaccattAGAAATGGAACTACTTCGGCGGTGGTTGTTGGCTCGTCTCCTATAAATATCCTGACACACTCAGGTAAACTTAAGTTCCAATACTTTAAACCTGCTTAGTGCTtaccccttgctaacttaggcatcggagtgtctttgcaggtaccactcccCATTCTTCAAAACACACAACTCGGACGGCGGCTCCCAGGCAGGAATAAGTCGGAGGTCACCTTCCTTCAACGTTTGGGCTTTCCATTCGAGTCCAATCATCTGGTTCTAGATAATCCCTGGAATATGAGTCAAACTTAACTTTAGATATACTAGTTTCATTGCCTCCTGAAATAATTGattgatatatttaatttattgaaaatattattatttaaataatttttaataaaatatttttaataataattttaaaatatatcttttagaAAATATCAAAGAAttaatacttttaatataaaataaaagaaaagttagtATTGATTCAAAtacacaacaaaataaaaaaaaaacattgatcATCTAgaattattttatctttaaaaatatatattaatctaTTAGAAAGATCTTATATTTTGACAAATATTAATGTGTTCTAAAGAAATATGGAGATTAAAACTCGTTAAATATTAACTTGTtattaa contains:
- the LOC112770957 gene encoding disease resistance protein Roq1 produces the protein MEPGETPSVSTNASWSWTVCLFISGIVFGSFISGIFLNLRPLLSSKFRALLGYQDSDSNNINDEPLGEEGSRLSQEDSASLHSLDSNVSQGSSLSQQEDSTCDHPPPESKSTMTEGSSSSPRGYKYDVYLSFRGADTRGTFIDYLYHRLMEEGILAFKDDVNLNRGESISSELLQAIKDSRISIVVFSRGYASSTWCLDELVAIVDCYKEMKQELFPVFYDVDPRDVRYQSGAYEDAFDSHRERFKEEPDKIYKWKSAMTYLANLSGFALRDPAEAEGIERIVEAVLDTLVYKFQSSRFTHKNPESTERRPSLQEFNKYDVFLSLRRTHTPYIFIDYLYHYLTKKGFSTFKSEEETERGDSIPSQDLQVIKDSRILIVVFTRDYADSTCSLEEVATIVDCHRELNQTVIPVFCDVHPRDVRRQTGPYERAFVSYTKEFKQDPLKVQKWREALNYLTNLQGVSLKDGSEIEAIGNIIQIVERLCPKFSRLSSHGPVGIQSSLAMLEKLLKLEDDCVLVLGVWGMGGSGKTTHALALYDRIVQEFEGACFIQDVSQVYRVGGATALQKQILCQFLDEELSDMYSPFEMSGFLRRRLYGKKILIVLDNVDVPRQLELLAINRNMLGNGSRIIITTRDRHILTAYEADVIYEIPLLNEDDARELFLSACPDATNYEGYTELIPRVLEYAGGLPLAIRVLASFLGSCDITVWKDTLNRLRKVPSFEVIKILQISFDGLDQEEKEIFLHIACFFHGKKLDFVIEVLNCCGFFARIGIQALMDKSLIIKNEEEIHMHDLLQEMGKEIVRQECPENPASRSRLWRYEDFSFTLKSKNEASKVKAIVLYEDASISKHEDLNIEGLSKMTNLELLIVYHQHFSGKPTSLPNKLRYLLWDGYPSSSLPSFEPYNRLVQLNLPNSRIKRLWNGSQVFRSLERVDLSYSKELKETPNFEGCPSLKRLDLTGCTNLVQVHPSIRDLKELAYLSFRDCDKLVTLNLDHKCKLSSLKVLDLYSCKNLKNTPDFTGLPNLEHIDLGECTRLSTVHDSIGTLVNLTYLNVQGCIKLKLPDSIDVTSLQTPKVHVTDRKEKKDSSK